A region from the Lentimonas sp. CC4 genome encodes:
- the rpmI gene encoding 50S ribosomal protein L35 — MQKTRKSIAKRFKKTGTGKLLRRTPGHRHLLRNKSVKQRRRAGSSKLVAPGQRANLIRGLPFA; from the coding sequence ATGCAGAAAACACGTAAATCCATCGCCAAACGCTTCAAGAAGACAGGCACCGGTAAACTCTTGCGTCGCACGCCAGGGCACCGTCACCTCCTTCGTAACAAGAGTGTCAAGCAACGTCGCCGTGCAGGTAGCAGCAAATTGGTCGCCCCCGGCCAACGCGCTAACCTCATTCGCGGATTGCCTTTCGCTTAA
- the rplT gene encoding 50S ribosomal protein L20 — MPRATNGPATLKRRKKVLKKARGYFGNKSRLFRYAKDAVDRAEVYAYRDRRKKKSEFRQLWIVRINAACRANGINYSRFIRGLKAAGIEMDRKQMSELAIHDEAAFNVLIEKAKEANAAA; from the coding sequence ATGCCTAGAGCAACCAATGGTCCGGCAACCTTAAAACGCCGTAAAAAAGTTCTGAAGAAAGCCCGTGGCTACTTCGGTAACAAATCCCGCCTCTTTCGCTATGCGAAGGATGCAGTCGATCGCGCTGAAGTTTACGCTTATCGCGACCGCCGCAAAAAGAAGTCCGAGTTCCGTCAACTCTGGATCGTTCGTATCAATGCTGCATGCCGTGCAAATGGTATCAACTACAGCCGTTTCATCCGTGGCCTCAAGGCTGCTGGTATCGAGATGGACCGTAAGCAGATGTCCGAACTTGCGATTCACGACGAGGCCGCTTTCAACGTTTTGATTGAAAAGGCAAAGGAAGCAAACGCAGCTGCGTAA